The following are from one region of the Thiocapsa rosea genome:
- a CDS encoding AMP-binding protein — MVSRIVSPDIPARFRATAARFGESIGVCSDQGDWSYAALDRASDGVAGALAAAGIREGDRLGLLCGNGADFVIAYLGALKAGGTLVPLNLLLNPKEMAYILADSGAVGLIHHEGFDAAAAAALDGPTDVGVRVRVRVRIGATPSADPAMLDFAAMMRSVEPAPVRARDPQHATAAILYTSGTTGRPKGAMLSHANLIANADGVAQALGLSPADRILVVLPMFHAFAATVGVLTPLLHGLGIVPVPKFDPGAISTAIGRHGASVFLGVPSLYGVLLRLDAEVLAHWRGVRVCVSGGAAMPAALMTAFQERFGIPILEGDGPTECGPVTCVNPIAGVRKPGSIGLPIPTVETRILDSEGREVADGIYGEVCVRGPSVMQGYHNQPEATRESFFGDWFRTGDLGYRDADGYLYLVDRIKDLIITNGMNVYPRVIEEALYAHPEVAEAAVVGDPDARHGEIPVAHVVLRTGSSATEASLRAWCREHLGRHEVPRRLIIRDALPKNAAGKILKRELRRSGEQERGVGPA, encoded by the coding sequence ATGGTGAGTAGGATCGTCTCGCCCGACATCCCTGCGCGGTTTCGGGCGACGGCGGCACGATTCGGCGAGTCGATCGGCGTCTGCTCCGATCAGGGTGATTGGAGCTACGCCGCGCTCGATCGGGCCTCCGACGGGGTGGCCGGTGCGCTGGCCGCAGCCGGTATCCGGGAGGGCGACCGGCTGGGCTTGCTCTGCGGCAACGGTGCCGACTTCGTCATCGCCTATCTCGGTGCGCTCAAGGCCGGCGGCACGCTCGTGCCGCTCAATCTCCTGCTCAACCCCAAGGAGATGGCCTACATCCTCGCCGATAGCGGGGCGGTCGGGCTCATCCATCACGAGGGGTTCGATGCCGCCGCAGCCGCCGCGCTCGACGGCCCGACCGACGTCGGCGTGCGGGTGCGGGTGCGGGTGCGGATCGGGGCGACTCCGTCGGCCGATCCGGCGATGCTGGATTTCGCCGCCATGATGCGCAGCGTGGAGCCCGCACCGGTCCGAGCGCGCGATCCGCAGCATGCGACCGCCGCGATCCTCTACACCTCCGGCACGACCGGCCGCCCCAAGGGCGCCATGCTGTCCCACGCCAATCTGATCGCGAACGCCGACGGCGTCGCACAGGCGCTCGGACTCTCACCGGCCGACCGCATCCTGGTCGTGCTGCCGATGTTTCACGCCTTCGCCGCGACCGTCGGTGTGCTGACGCCGTTGCTGCATGGGCTCGGGATCGTGCCTGTGCCCAAGTTCGATCCGGGGGCGATCTCCACGGCGATCGGTCGTCATGGTGCCAGCGTCTTTCTCGGGGTGCCGAGCCTTTACGGCGTGCTGCTTCGGCTCGATGCCGAGGTGCTCGCGCACTGGCGCGGCGTGCGGGTCTGCGTGAGCGGAGGCGCGGCCATGCCCGCTGCGCTCATGACGGCGTTTCAGGAGCGTTTCGGGATCCCGATCCTCGAAGGCGACGGGCCGACCGAATGCGGCCCCGTGACCTGCGTGAATCCGATCGCAGGCGTGCGCAAGCCCGGCTCGATCGGGTTGCCGATCCCCACGGTCGAGACCCGAATCCTCGACTCCGAGGGCCGCGAGGTGGCGGACGGGATCTACGGCGAGGTCTGTGTCCGCGGCCCGAGCGTGATGCAGGGGTATCACAACCAGCCCGAGGCGACCCGCGAGAGTTTCTTCGGCGATTGGTTTCGCACCGGGGACCTCGGCTATCGCGATGCGGACGGCTATCTCTACCTGGTCGACCGCATCAAGGACCTCATCATCACCAACGGCATGAACGTCTATCCGCGGGTGATCGAGGAGGCGCTGTATGCGCACCCGGAGGTCGCGGAGGCGGCGGTCGTGGGCGATCCGGATGCACGGCACGGCGAGATCCCGGTCGCCCATGTGGTTCTGCGCACCGGCTCGTCGGCAACCGAGGCGAGCCTGCGTGCCTGGTGCCGGGAACACTTGGGGCGGCACGAGGTGCCGCGCCGTCTGATCATCCGCGATGCCTTGCCCAAGAACGCGGCGGGTAAGATCCTCAAGCGCGAGCTGCGCCGCTCCGGCGAGCAGGAGCGGGGTGTCGGCCCGGCGTGA
- a CDS encoding Rrf2 family transcriptional regulator — MRLSTKGRYAVTAMLDLALHSGNGPVTLADVSVNQGISLSYLEQLFAALRSKKLVRGVRGPGGGYYLGRPAEEISIANIICAVDEWVEFTRCGGRENCRDGQRCLTHHLWDQLSDEIFRFLSDISLQDLVDRGRARPGAPKIGVEELEDDAKRRAA; from the coding sequence ATGAGACTATCGACGAAAGGCAGATACGCGGTAACCGCTATGCTTGATCTTGCTCTGCATTCCGGCAACGGTCCGGTGACGCTGGCGGACGTCTCGGTGAATCAAGGGATCTCGCTGTCGTATCTCGAACAACTGTTTGCCGCGCTGCGCAGCAAGAAGCTCGTGCGGGGCGTACGCGGACCGGGTGGAGGCTACTATCTCGGCCGGCCGGCCGAGGAGATCTCCATCGCCAATATCATCTGCGCCGTCGACGAGTGGGTGGAGTTCACCCGCTGCGGTGGTCGCGAGAACTGTCGAGACGGGCAGCGTTGCCTGACGCATCATCTATGGGATCAGCTCAGCGACGAAATCTTCCGGTTTCTCAGCGATATCTCGCTGCAGGACTTGGTCGATCGCGGCCGCGCTCGACCCGGAGCGCCCAAGATCGGCGTCGAGGAGCTCGAAGACGACGCGAAACGCCGCGCGGCATAG
- a CDS encoding DUF1249 domain-containing protein, giving the protein MQRACHPWATACVLSGRPNVGALMSLCEENFTRLSRLVPDLVARPPGVYGSCCSEGVDLYLEVEEQARFTTLLRLTYLFPIQGAVLADPDARLRVYHDARQVEVIDLRQTVLPLRAEYRAPALAEKWQANVFIGKWLTYCLRQGRVFADAPVTPPTFASGARVTLCP; this is encoded by the coding sequence ATGCAGCGCGCTTGCCACCCTTGGGCCACCGCCTGCGTCCTGTCGGGTCGCCCCAACGTCGGCGCGCTGATGAGTCTCTGCGAAGAGAACTTCACACGCCTCTCTCGTTTGGTCCCGGATCTGGTCGCGCGTCCCCCGGGTGTCTACGGTTCGTGCTGCAGCGAAGGGGTCGATCTCTATCTCGAGGTCGAAGAGCAGGCGCGCTTCACGACCCTTCTTCGGTTGACCTATCTCTTCCCTATTCAAGGGGCTGTGCTTGCGGATCCGGATGCCCGCCTCAGGGTCTATCACGACGCCCGTCAGGTCGAGGTGATCGATCTGCGTCAGACGGTTCTGCCGCTGCGGGCCGAGTATCGTGCGCCGGCGCTCGCCGAGAAGTGGCAAGCGAATGTATTTATCGGAAAATGGCTGACGTATTGCCTGCGGCAGGGGCGCGTCTTTGCGGATGCGCCGGTCACTCCCCCGACCTTCGCCTCCGGCGCACGCGTCACACTCTGCCCGTAG
- the prmB gene encoding 50S ribosomal protein L3 N(5)-glutamine methyltransferase — protein sequence MAEQPDGLITIQDFVRWGASRFNAAGLFFGHGTDNALDEAAHLVLGALTLDPGLPAAYRECRLTPAERVLVCNMLERRVVERLPAAYLTGRTWFAGLEMIVTPDVLVPRSPIAELVEAGFEPWIDGEIVGRVLDLCCGSGCIGVAAAVHLPDVDVDLVDISPDALDVARRNVTRHGVEDRVRVFASDLFGSLPNDRYDVIVSNPPYISRSELDSLPLEYRNEPELGLFGGEDGLDIVVRLLADAASHLTEEGILLVEVGSAAPELERRLPSVPFTWIEFERGGEGVFLLTREQLDRHQLELLEEATAR from the coding sequence ATGGCCGAGCAGCCGGATGGTTTGATCACGATACAAGACTTCGTGCGGTGGGGCGCAAGCCGCTTCAACGCCGCCGGACTTTTCTTCGGTCACGGGACCGACAACGCTCTCGACGAGGCCGCTCACCTGGTCCTTGGTGCGTTGACCTTGGATCCGGGACTGCCCGCCGCCTACCGCGAGTGTCGGTTGACGCCGGCCGAACGCGTGCTGGTGTGCAACATGCTCGAGCGCCGCGTCGTGGAGCGTCTTCCGGCGGCCTACTTAACCGGACGGACCTGGTTCGCCGGATTGGAAATGATCGTGACACCGGATGTCCTGGTGCCGCGCTCGCCGATCGCCGAGCTGGTCGAGGCCGGCTTCGAACCCTGGATCGACGGCGAAATCGTCGGTCGCGTGCTGGATCTCTGTTGCGGGAGCGGCTGTATCGGCGTGGCCGCGGCCGTGCATCTGCCGGATGTGGACGTCGATCTGGTCGACATCTCGCCCGACGCCTTGGACGTGGCGAGACGCAACGTGACCCGTCACGGGGTGGAGGATCGGGTTCGCGTCTTTGCCTCGGATTTGTTCGGGTCCCTTCCGAACGACCGCTACGACGTCATCGTCTCCAACCCTCCGTACATCTCCCGCTCCGAGCTGGATTCACTGCCGCTCGAATACCGCAACGAGCCCGAGCTGGGTCTTTTCGGCGGCGAAGACGGTCTGGATATCGTCGTGCGGCTCCTGGCGGATGCCGCGAGCCACCTGACCGAAGAGGGCATCCTGCTCGTCGAGGTCGGGAGCGCCGCGCCGGAGCTCGAGCGCCGCTTGCCGAGCGTGCCCTTCACCTGGATCGAGTTCGAGCGCGGCGGCGAGGGTGTCTTCCTGCTGACGCGCGAGCAGCTCGATCGCCATCAGCTCGAGCTGCTCGAAGAGGCCACGGCCCGATGA
- the trxA gene encoding thioredoxin — MAVIELDGTNFEQTIQDNAFVVVDFWAPWCGPCRSFAPVYEKVSEDVADVVFAKINTEEQQEIAAHFHIRSIPTLMIFREQIIIFSQPGALPESQFRDLLTKAGELDMVEVKRQIAEQAKTQASGNA; from the coding sequence ATGGCCGTAATCGAGCTCGACGGGACCAATTTCGAACAAACAATCCAAGACAACGCATTCGTCGTCGTGGACTTCTGGGCACCCTGGTGCGGTCCGTGCCGATCCTTCGCGCCCGTCTACGAGAAGGTATCCGAAGACGTTGCCGATGTCGTCTTCGCCAAGATCAATACCGAAGAGCAACAAGAGATCGCGGCTCACTTCCATATCCGCTCGATCCCGACCCTCATGATCTTCCGCGAGCAGATCATCATCTTCTCGCAGCCCGGTGCGCTCCCGGAGAGTCAGTTTCGAGATCTGCTGACCAAGGCCGGGGAGCTCGACATGGTCGAGGTCAAGCGTCAGATCGCAGAGCAGGCTAAGACCCAGGCATCCGGCAACGCTTAG
- a CDS encoding alpha-D-glucose phosphate-specific phosphoglucomutase, which produces MQPQVIATTPFEGQRPGTSGLRKKVGAFRQPHYLENFVQAIFDTQTDVAGGTLVVGGDGRYYNREAIQTILRMAAANGVKRALVGRGGILSTPAASCVIRKYRTRGGIILSASHNPGGPDGDFGIKFNIAAGGPAPESVTDAIFARTQTIREYRTLDCPATDLDTLGTVRIGDMEVEIIDPVSDYAELMESLFDFNAIHQLFNSGIFRMRFDAMHAVTGPYAKEIIETRLGAAPGTVLNGEALEDFGGGHPDPNLAHAKELVAMTEGPDALDFGAASDGDGDRNMILGKKCFVTPSDSLAVLAANAHLVPGYRAGIRGVARSMPTSQAADRVAEQLGVECFETPTGWKFFGNLLDAGRITLCGEESFGTGSDHVREKDGLWAVLFWLNLLAVRQQSVAEILAEHWRRFGRNFYTRHDYEEVDASAAEGLMDHLRILLPDLPGRRLGDQTVSYADDFAYTDPIDGSRSERQGIRIGFESGARIVFRLSGTGTEGATLRIYLEFFEPDPERHQRDTQEAMQPLILIARELGQIEARTGRSEPDVVT; this is translated from the coding sequence ATGCAACCGCAAGTGATCGCCACAACGCCATTCGAGGGTCAGCGCCCCGGCACCTCCGGCCTGCGCAAGAAGGTCGGGGCGTTCCGGCAGCCGCACTATCTGGAGAACTTCGTTCAGGCGATCTTCGACACCCAGACCGATGTCGCGGGCGGAACCCTGGTCGTCGGCGGTGACGGACGTTACTACAATCGCGAGGCGATCCAAACCATTCTGCGCATGGCGGCCGCCAACGGGGTCAAACGGGCGCTGGTCGGGCGCGGCGGCATCCTCTCCACACCGGCCGCATCCTGCGTCATCCGCAAGTACCGGACCCGCGGCGGCATCATCCTCTCGGCGAGCCACAACCCGGGCGGCCCGGACGGCGACTTCGGCATCAAGTTCAACATCGCCGCGGGCGGACCTGCGCCCGAGTCGGTGACCGACGCCATCTTCGCGCGGACCCAAACGATTCGCGAATACCGCACCCTCGATTGCCCGGCGACCGATCTGGACACGCTCGGCACGGTGCGCATCGGCGACATGGAGGTCGAGATCATCGACCCGGTGAGCGATTACGCCGAGCTGATGGAGTCGCTCTTCGACTTCAACGCCATCCATCAGTTGTTCAATTCCGGCATCTTCCGCATGCGCTTCGATGCCATGCATGCCGTGACCGGACCCTATGCCAAAGAGATCATCGAGACGCGCTTGGGCGCGGCACCGGGCACCGTCCTGAACGGCGAAGCGCTGGAAGATTTCGGCGGCGGGCATCCGGATCCGAATCTCGCGCATGCCAAAGAGCTGGTGGCCATGACCGAAGGTCCGGACGCGCTTGACTTCGGTGCAGCCTCCGACGGCGACGGCGACCGCAACATGATCCTCGGCAAGAAGTGCTTCGTCACCCCGAGCGACAGTCTTGCCGTACTTGCGGCAAATGCGCACCTGGTCCCCGGCTATCGCGCCGGCATCCGCGGCGTCGCGCGCTCCATGCCGACCAGCCAGGCCGCGGATCGTGTCGCCGAGCAGTTGGGCGTGGAATGCTTCGAGACCCCGACCGGCTGGAAATTCTTCGGCAATCTGCTCGACGCCGGGCGCATCACGCTCTGCGGCGAAGAGAGCTTCGGCACCGGATCGGATCATGTCCGCGAGAAGGACGGGCTCTGGGCCGTGCTCTTCTGGTTGAACCTGCTGGCCGTGCGCCAGCAATCCGTCGCCGAGATCCTGGCCGAGCACTGGCGCCGTTTCGGCCGAAACTTCTACACCCGACACGATTACGAAGAGGTCGATGCGAGCGCGGCGGAGGGCCTGATGGACCACCTGCGTATCCTGCTGCCCGACCTGCCCGGTCGGCGGCTCGGAGATCAGACGGTCAGCTACGCGGATGATTTTGCCTACACCGACCCGATCGACGGCAGCCGCTCGGAGCGTCAGGGGATTCGCATCGGCTTCGAGAGCGGCGCACGCATCGTTTTCCGTCTCTCGGGCACCGGCACCGAGGGGGCCACGCTGCGGATCTATCTCGAATTCTTCGAGCCGGACCCCGAGCGTCATCAACGCGACACTCAAGAGGCCATGCAGCCGCTGATCCTGATCGCGCGCGAACTCGGGCAGATCGAGGCACGGACCGGGCGCAGCGAGCCCGACGTCGTCACCTGA
- the htpG gene encoding molecular chaperone HtpG translates to MTVEAHKETLEFKAEVSQVLDLVIRSLYSNKEIFLRELVSNASDAAEKLRFEALSDDGLYEGESDLRIRVEIDKEAGTLTVSDNGIGLSRQEVIDTIGSIASSGTRRFVEALSGDQAKDSKLIGQFGVGFYSAFIVADKVTLISRRAGLGAEHGVRWESDGRGSFTLETLEKTGRGTDVILHLKGDEKEFLDAWRLRSIIGKFSDHLALPVEMRKELYGEEAEKAKDAPPEYEQVNRGTALWMRNKSEITEEEYHDFYKHVSHDFDVPLAYAHNRVEGTNEYTTLLFVPKRAPWDLWERDAKHGVKLYVRRVFIMDEADKLMPHYLRFVKGVVDSDDMPLNVSREILQHNRKIDTIRQANTKRILGLLDTLAKDEPEKYGEFWDEFGRVLKEGPAEDFANKERIAGLLRFASTRSESDAQRESLDGYLERMKEGQEKIYYITAESAAAARHSPHLEVFRKKGIEVLLMSDRVDEWLVSHLNEYKGKTLHSVAKGDLDLGDLADAEEKEAKEKAVAEHGGLLDRLKSTLGERVESVRPSTRLVDSPACLVVGEHDMSAHLARVLKAVGQSAPESKPILEVNLEHPLVKRLESETQDDRFADLALILLDQAQLAEGGHLDDPAAFVGRLNKLMLGMLMSGR, encoded by the coding sequence ATGACAGTCGAAGCGCACAAAGAAACACTGGAGTTCAAGGCAGAGGTCAGCCAGGTGCTGGATCTCGTCATCCGGTCGCTGTATTCGAACAAGGAGATCTTTCTGCGCGAGCTGGTCTCCAACGCCTCCGACGCGGCCGAGAAGCTGCGCTTCGAGGCGCTCAGCGACGACGGGCTCTACGAAGGCGAGAGTGATCTGCGCATCCGGGTCGAGATCGACAAGGAGGCCGGTACGCTGACCGTGTCGGACAACGGGATCGGGCTCAGCCGCCAAGAGGTCATCGATACCATCGGCAGTATCGCCAGCTCCGGCACGCGGCGTTTCGTCGAGGCGCTCTCGGGCGATCAGGCGAAAGACAGCAAGCTGATCGGCCAGTTCGGTGTTGGCTTCTACTCCGCCTTCATCGTCGCGGACAAGGTGACCCTGATCTCGCGTCGCGCCGGTCTCGGTGCCGAGCACGGGGTGCGTTGGGAGTCCGACGGCCGCGGCAGCTTTACCCTGGAGACGCTCGAAAAAACCGGACGCGGCACCGACGTCATCCTGCATCTGAAGGGGGACGAGAAGGAGTTCTTGGATGCCTGGCGTCTGCGCAGCATCATCGGCAAGTTCTCCGACCATCTCGCCCTGCCGGTGGAGATGCGCAAGGAGCTCTACGGTGAGGAGGCCGAGAAGGCCAAGGATGCCCCGCCCGAGTACGAGCAGGTCAACCGCGGCACCGCGCTGTGGATGCGCAACAAGTCGGAGATCACGGAGGAGGAATATCACGACTTCTACAAGCATGTGTCGCACGACTTCGACGTCCCGCTTGCCTATGCCCATAATCGGGTCGAGGGGACCAACGAGTACACCACCCTGCTCTTCGTGCCCAAGCGTGCGCCCTGGGATCTATGGGAGCGCGACGCCAAGCACGGCGTGAAGCTCTATGTGCGACGCGTCTTCATCATGGACGAGGCCGACAAGCTGATGCCGCACTATCTGCGGTTCGTGAAGGGCGTGGTCGACTCCGACGACATGCCCTTGAACGTCTCGCGCGAGATCCTGCAGCACAATCGCAAGATCGACACCATCCGTCAGGCCAACACCAAGCGGATCCTCGGACTTCTGGACACCCTGGCGAAGGACGAGCCGGAGAAGTACGGTGAGTTCTGGGACGAGTTCGGCCGCGTGCTCAAGGAAGGCCCGGCCGAGGACTTTGCGAACAAGGAGCGCATCGCCGGTCTGCTGCGCTTCGCCAGCACCCGGAGCGAGAGCGACGCCCAGCGCGAGTCGCTCGACGGCTATCTGGAGCGGATGAAGGAAGGCCAGGAAAAGATCTACTACATCACCGCCGAGAGCGCCGCTGCGGCGCGTCACAGCCCGCATCTGGAGGTCTTCCGCAAGAAGGGCATCGAGGTGCTGCTGATGTCCGACCGCGTCGACGAGTGGTTGGTCAGCCATCTGAATGAATACAAGGGTAAGACCTTGCATTCGGTGGCCAAGGGCGACCTGGATCTCGGCGACCTGGCCGATGCGGAGGAGAAGGAGGCGAAGGAGAAGGCCGTTGCCGAGCACGGCGGTCTGCTTGATCGGCTCAAGTCCACCCTGGGCGAGCGGGTCGAGTCGGTCAGGCCGAGCACCCGTCTGGTCGACTCCCCGGCCTGTCTGGTCGTCGGCGAGCACGATATGAGCGCCCATCTGGCGCGCGTGCTCAAGGCGGTCGGTCAGAGTGCGCCCGAGAGCAAGCCGATCCTTGAGGTCAACCTCGAGCATCCCTTGGTCAAACGCCTGGAGTCCGAGACGCAGGACGACCGCTTTGCCGACCTCGCGCTGATTCTGCTCGATCAGGCGCAGCTCGCCGAAGGCGGCCATCTCGACGATCCTGCGGCCTTCGTCGGGCGTCTGAACAAATTGATGCTCGGCATGCTGATGTCCGGCCGCTGA
- the tig gene encoding trigger factor, translating to MMQVSVETGEGLERRMKIDLPFEQIAAEVEKRLQKLGRNARLPGFRPGKVPMKVLRQRYGDAVHQEVFGELVESSFSEALLQESLRPAGMPRIEPEIDPVEQRFGYTAIFEVLPQVEVVSLAGRVVKAPVAEITEEDIDAMVERLRRQHATRQPVERAAATGDLLTISFVGTLDGEPFEGGSASGVKLELGTGRMIPGFEDGLIGASAGEQRTLDLVFPDPYQAEHLAGKPVRFEVTVDAVEESVLPEVDATFIEAFGVADGDIARFRADVRQNMQREMKQRLDARTKDAVMDLLLEAHEIVLPGVLIQEEIRAMKAQMLETLGSADVALPDGLFDEAAKRRVALGLIIGEIVKQQGLRPDAQRVRAAVEENASTYEHPQAVVDYFYSDPKHLASVESLVLEGHVVDWVLEQVEVEEDPQTFATLSESGPRPGV from the coding sequence ATGATGCAGGTTTCGGTGGAGACGGGCGAGGGGCTGGAGCGACGGATGAAGATCGATCTGCCTTTCGAGCAGATCGCGGCCGAGGTGGAGAAGCGTTTGCAGAAGCTCGGTCGCAACGCACGCTTGCCCGGATTCCGGCCGGGCAAGGTCCCCATGAAGGTGCTGCGTCAACGCTATGGCGATGCCGTGCACCAAGAGGTCTTCGGCGAACTCGTCGAGTCCAGCTTCTCCGAGGCGCTCCTGCAGGAATCGCTGCGTCCGGCGGGGATGCCGCGCATCGAGCCGGAGATCGATCCGGTCGAGCAGCGTTTCGGCTACACGGCGATCTTCGAGGTCTTGCCGCAGGTGGAGGTTGTATCCCTGGCCGGGCGCGTCGTGAAGGCCCCGGTCGCCGAGATCACCGAAGAAGACATCGATGCGATGGTCGAGCGGCTGCGTCGGCAGCACGCGACCCGGCAACCGGTGGAGCGAGCAGCCGCGACGGGCGATCTTCTGACCATCTCCTTCGTCGGAACCCTCGACGGCGAGCCTTTCGAAGGCGGCTCCGCCTCCGGGGTCAAGCTCGAGCTGGGCACGGGTCGCATGATTCCGGGGTTCGAGGACGGCTTGATCGGCGCCTCGGCCGGCGAGCAGCGCACGCTCGATCTCGTGTTTCCCGATCCCTATCAGGCCGAGCATCTTGCCGGCAAGCCGGTCCGTTTCGAGGTGACCGTCGACGCGGTGGAGGAGTCCGTTCTGCCCGAGGTCGATGCGACCTTCATCGAGGCGTTCGGCGTCGCCGACGGAGATATCGCGCGTTTTCGCGCTGACGTGCGTCAAAACATGCAGCGGGAGATGAAACAGCGGCTCGACGCCCGCACAAAGGATGCAGTGATGGACCTGCTCCTCGAGGCCCACGAGATCGTACTTCCCGGCGTCTTGATTCAGGAGGAGATCCGCGCGATGAAGGCGCAGATGCTCGAGACACTCGGCTCCGCGGACGTGGCGCTTCCGGATGGGCTGTTCGACGAAGCCGCGAAGCGACGTGTCGCGCTCGGACTCATCATCGGCGAGATCGTGAAGCAGCAAGGGCTTCGCCCCGATGCGCAGCGAGTACGCGCGGCGGTCGAGGAGAACGCCTCGACCTACGAGCATCCGCAGGCGGTTGTCGATTATTTCTACTCCGATCCCAAGCACCTTGCCTCGGTCGAGAGCCTCGTGCTTGAGGGGCACGTCGTCGATTGGGTGTTGGAACAGGTCGAGGTCGAGGAAGATCCGCAGACCTTCGCCACCTTGTCCGAGTCTGGCCCGCGTCCGGGCGTTTGA
- the adk gene encoding adenylate kinase: MRVILLGGPGAGKGTQAGFIKEHFKIPQISTGDMLRAHVKQGTDLGKAAKKIMDEGGLVSDDIIMGMVKARILDDDCKSGYLFDGFPRTLGQADALKEAGVGIDVVVEIDVPDEEIIRRMSGRRVHPASGRTYHVVFNPPKEADKDDETGEPLIQRDDDREDTVKERLRVYHDQTEPLIDYYSTWAEQGGDDAPRYVKVTGIGSVDGIRDEIIAKLSAG; this comes from the coding sequence ATGCGCGTCATCCTATTGGGCGGCCCGGGCGCGGGAAAAGGCACGCAGGCCGGCTTCATCAAGGAGCACTTCAAGATTCCGCAGATCTCGACCGGCGACATGCTGCGGGCGCACGTGAAGCAGGGGACCGATCTGGGGAAGGCGGCCAAGAAGATCATGGACGAAGGCGGCCTGGTCTCCGACGACATCATCATGGGCATGGTGAAGGCCCGCATCCTCGACGACGACTGCAAGAGCGGCTATCTCTTCGACGGTTTCCCGCGCACCCTCGGCCAGGCGGATGCCTTGAAGGAGGCGGGTGTGGGGATCGACGTGGTGGTCGAGATCGACGTGCCGGACGAGGAGATCATTCGCCGCATGTCGGGTCGTCGCGTCCACCCGGCCTCGGGTCGGACTTACCATGTGGTCTTCAATCCGCCCAAAGAGGCCGACAAGGACGACGAGACCGGCGAGCCGTTGATCCAGCGCGACGACGACCGCGAGGATACGGTGAAGGAGCGGTTGCGGGTGTATCACGACCAAACCGAGCCGCTGATCGACTATTACTCGACCTGGGCCGAGCAGGGCGGCGATGACGCGCCTCGCTACGTCAAGGTGACCGGGATCGGCTCTGTCGACGGGATTCGCGACGAGATCATCGCGAAACTCTCCGCAGGCTGA
- the hemN gene encoding oxygen-independent coproporphyrinogen III oxidase, with translation MEQGISFDLDLIRRYDQSGPRYTSYPTAVEFDESFDAAAYRAACERSNHSGRPLSLYFHIPFCDTVCFYCACNKIATKDRSLAPPYLERVYKELALQSELFDKSRVVEQLHWGGGTPTFLSHAQMTELMDTTRRHFNLAGDDVGEYSIEIDPREADAAGVALLRRLGFNRMSLGVQDFDPRVQQAVNRIQTEAETMAVLEAARSEGFRSISIDLIYGLPFQTPESFARTLERIIAVDPERLSVFNYAHLPERFKPQRRINEADLPAPEAKLDILQSTIERLTEAGYVYIGMDHFARPDDELARAQQAGTLYRNFQGYSTHADCDLIGIGVTSIGKIDNTYGQNRRGLEEYYADLDAGRLPVFRGIELTRDDLIRRDMITRLICHFELDIPSAEAAWDIRFDDYFADALMKLRDMAGDGLLEVDAQKIRILPRGRLLVRNICMAFDAYLATKTGPIGFSKVI, from the coding sequence GTGGAACAAGGTATTTCATTCGATCTGGATCTGATCCGTCGCTACGATCAAAGCGGCCCTCGGTATACCTCGTATCCGACCGCGGTGGAGTTCGACGAATCCTTCGACGCCGCGGCCTATCGCGCGGCCTGCGAGCGCAGCAATCACAGCGGTCGTCCGCTCTCGCTCTATTTCCACATCCCCTTCTGCGATACCGTCTGCTTCTATTGCGCCTGCAATAAGATCGCGACCAAAGACCGCTCCTTGGCCCCGCCCTACCTGGAGCGCGTCTACAAGGAGCTCGCCCTGCAGTCCGAGCTCTTCGACAAGTCTCGCGTCGTGGAGCAGCTGCATTGGGGCGGCGGCACGCCGACCTTCCTCAGTCACGCTCAGATGACCGAGCTGATGGACACGACGCGTCGGCACTTCAACCTGGCCGGGGACGACGTCGGCGAGTACTCGATCGAGATCGATCCGCGCGAGGCCGATGCCGCCGGTGTTGCGCTGCTGCGCCGTCTGGGATTCAACCGGATGAGTCTGGGCGTGCAGGACTTCGACCCGCGCGTCCAGCAGGCGGTGAACCGCATCCAGACCGAGGCCGAGACCATGGCGGTGCTCGAGGCGGCCCGCTCGGAGGGTTTCCGCTCGATCAGCATCGATCTCATCTACGGCCTGCCGTTTCAGACACCCGAGAGCTTCGCCCGCACCCTCGAGCGCATCATCGCGGTCGATCCGGAACGCTTGTCGGTCTTCAACTACGCGCATCTGCCCGAGCGCTTCAAGCCGCAACGGCGGATCAACGAGGCCGATCTGCCCGCACCCGAGGCGAAGCTGGACATCCTCCAGTCGACGATCGAGCGCCTGACCGAGGCCGGTTATGTCTATATCGGCATGGATCATTTCGCGCGCCCCGACGACGAGCTGGCCCGTGCGCAGCAGGCCGGCACCCTCTATCGCAACTTCCAGGGCTACTCCACCCACGCAGACTGTGATCTGATCGGGATCGGGGTGACCTCCATCGGCAAGATCGACAACACCTACGGCCAGAATCGGCGAGGGCTGGAAGAGTATTACGCGGATCTCGATGCCGGACGCCTGCCGGTGTTCCGCGGCATCGAGCTGACCCGCGACGATCTGATCCGGCGCGACATGATCACCCGTCTGATCTGTCATTTCGAGCTGGACATCCCGTCCGCCGAGGCCGCTTGGGATATCCGCTTCGACGACTATTTCGCCGATGCGCTCATGAAGCTGCGCGACATGGCCGGAGACGGGCTGCTGGAGGTCGATGCGCAGAAGATCCGCATCCTCCCGCGCGGGCGACTCTTGGTGCGCAACATCTGCATGGCCTTCGACGCCTATCTGGCCACCAAGACGGGGCCGATCGGTTTCTCGAAGGTGATCTGA